A region from the Candidatus Tumulicola sp. genome encodes:
- a CDS encoding proline dehydrogenase family protein, with translation MTSIADVLNSRPGLQRRLFFLAKRFVAGETTETAIAAVQRLNADGLSCTVDFLGEDVTNERDATLTTDTYLEMIDRIAASGADCNVSVKLSAIGQAISEDLAVANLQRITAKARPLDMFVRLDMEGSSTVDSTYRILDRALESYTNIGPVVQAYLKCAAHDVERCIARGLRVRLCKGAYKEPAHIAFQKMTDIRRNYIQLAQRLVSEGAYPGIATHDEQILAAVRDYAARNGIAPKSFEFQMLYGIRPGAQRTLVKQGYKVRVYVPFGSHWASYFYRRLAERKENVFFVLRSFFSR, from the coding sequence ATGACCTCGATCGCAGACGTCCTCAACTCCAGACCCGGCCTCCAGCGCAGGCTGTTCTTCCTCGCCAAACGCTTCGTCGCCGGCGAAACGACCGAAACCGCCATCGCGGCCGTGCAGCGCCTCAACGCCGACGGCCTCTCGTGCACGGTCGACTTCCTAGGCGAGGACGTCACTAACGAACGCGACGCGACCCTCACCACCGACACGTACCTCGAGATGATCGATCGCATCGCGGCAAGCGGCGCGGATTGCAACGTGTCGGTCAAGCTCAGCGCCATCGGGCAAGCGATTTCCGAGGATCTCGCGGTCGCAAACCTGCAGCGCATCACCGCCAAGGCGCGCCCGCTCGACATGTTCGTGCGCTTGGATATGGAAGGTTCGAGCACGGTCGACTCGACCTACCGCATCCTCGATCGCGCGCTCGAGAGCTACACGAACATCGGTCCTGTCGTGCAAGCCTACTTGAAATGCGCGGCTCACGACGTCGAGCGCTGCATCGCACGAGGGTTGCGCGTGCGGCTATGCAAGGGCGCATACAAAGAGCCGGCGCATATCGCCTTCCAGAAGATGACCGACATCCGACGCAATTACATCCAACTCGCGCAGCGTCTCGTGAGCGAGGGCGCCTACCCCGGCATCGCCACGCACGACGAGCAGATCCTCGCTGCCGTGCGCGACTACGCCGCGCGCAACGGGATCGCCCCAAAAAGCTTTGAATTCCAGATGTTGTACGGCATCCGGCCCGGGGCGCAGCGCACGCTGGTCAAACAAGGATACAAGGTGCGCGTCTACGTGCCGTTCGGGTCGCACTGGGCCAGCTATTTCTATCGCCGCCTCGCCGAGCGCAAAGAGAACGTCTTTTTCGTCTTGCGGAGCTTCTTCAGCCGATGA
- a CDS encoding GMC family oxidoreductase, giving the protein MATFSLPAPERAVVVELVDTFAPPGSDVTTVARTVESALGLLEPRKRDQLRGLLRMLGGRLLSALLIGRLSSFPGLSREDRERLLLAMGDSGLSAMRSGFQAFKRLCLFASYAAVDERGRNPLWPLIGYPGPRADRVGAAGPLPTSPLPVVSVDSVVSADVVVVGSGAGGGVAAALFARAGRRVVVLEAGPNPDPAHLSQLEGEAMASMYLDHATAATEDVSVVLLAGACVGGGTTINWCTSLPISEKVAAQWSDASGGVDFAGAFKPHYDAVVARLEIAPSSMHNANNAALLRGCQALGWHASENPRNAAGCGEGCGYCGFGCAYGCKRSTQATYLRDALDAGAAIVPGARVEYVLLEDGVVRGVEAVVDGVTSVVRAPVVVIAAGSLRSPGILARSGVASAHVGRHLHLHPTTAIFAGFDEPIETWRGGMQTVYSDQFGDIDDAYGVTMEVAPAHPGLSAFAISWRGRAPHFEVMRDSRNAAAFIALTRDRGEGRVDLKNDGVDYRLDPYDARHMLAGLQGTVEVAFAAGARHVITLHSKPLELRRENASAERRRAFAEAIARASVAPNQIGLFSAHQMGTCRMHRDPAQGVVDEFGAVHGVRGLLVADASVFPLASGVNPMLTIMALAHRSTSHHVA; this is encoded by the coding sequence ATGGCTACCTTCTCGCTGCCGGCGCCGGAGCGTGCCGTCGTCGTGGAGCTCGTGGACACGTTTGCCCCGCCGGGCAGCGACGTTACGACGGTCGCGCGCACGGTGGAGTCGGCGCTTGGTCTTCTCGAGCCGCGCAAGCGCGATCAGCTTCGCGGATTGTTGCGCATGTTGGGCGGACGGTTGTTGAGCGCGCTGCTCATCGGACGACTCTCTTCTTTTCCGGGGCTGTCGCGCGAGGATCGCGAGCGGCTGCTGCTTGCGATGGGCGACTCCGGCTTGAGTGCGATGCGCTCGGGCTTTCAAGCCTTCAAGCGCCTGTGCTTGTTCGCGTCGTACGCGGCGGTAGATGAGCGGGGCCGCAATCCTTTGTGGCCGCTGATCGGTTATCCGGGTCCGCGCGCGGATCGGGTTGGTGCTGCAGGGCCGCTGCCCACGTCGCCGCTTCCGGTGGTGTCTGTGGATTCCGTGGTGTCTGCTGACGTCGTGGTCGTCGGTTCCGGAGCCGGCGGCGGCGTTGCTGCGGCGCTTTTCGCGCGCGCCGGCCGTCGTGTGGTGGTGCTCGAGGCCGGACCGAATCCCGATCCTGCGCACTTGTCGCAGCTCGAAGGCGAAGCGATGGCTTCCATGTATCTCGACCATGCCACCGCGGCCACTGAGGATGTTTCGGTCGTGCTGCTTGCGGGTGCGTGCGTCGGCGGCGGCACCACGATCAATTGGTGTACGAGTTTGCCGATCTCGGAAAAGGTCGCAGCGCAATGGAGCGATGCGAGCGGCGGCGTCGATTTCGCTGGGGCTTTTAAGCCGCACTACGATGCGGTCGTCGCGCGTTTGGAGATAGCGCCTTCGAGTATGCACAATGCCAACAACGCGGCGCTGCTGCGCGGGTGTCAGGCGCTGGGATGGCACGCGTCCGAGAATCCGCGCAATGCGGCGGGTTGCGGCGAAGGCTGCGGCTATTGCGGCTTCGGCTGCGCGTACGGCTGCAAACGCTCCACGCAGGCGACCTACTTGCGCGATGCTCTTGATGCGGGCGCCGCGATCGTGCCCGGAGCGCGCGTCGAGTATGTGCTGCTCGAAGATGGCGTGGTGCGCGGCGTCGAGGCGGTCGTGGACGGCGTGACTTCGGTGGTCAGGGCTCCGGTCGTGGTGATCGCGGCGGGCAGTCTGCGATCGCCGGGTATCTTGGCGCGCAGCGGCGTCGCTTCCGCACACGTGGGCCGACACTTACATCTGCATCCCACCACGGCGATCTTCGCAGGGTTCGACGAGCCCATCGAGACGTGGCGCGGCGGCATGCAGACCGTCTATTCGGATCAGTTCGGCGACATCGACGATGCATACGGCGTGACGATGGAAGTCGCGCCGGCCCATCCGGGATTGTCGGCCTTTGCTATTTCCTGGCGCGGGCGAGCGCCGCACTTCGAGGTCATGCGGGATTCGCGCAATGCGGCCGCGTTCATCGCGTTGACGCGCGATCGCGGTGAGGGCCGCGTGGATCTCAAGAACGACGGCGTCGACTACCGCCTGGACCCCTACGATGCGCGGCACATGCTCGCGGGCTTGCAGGGCACGGTGGAGGTGGCGTTCGCGGCGGGTGCTCGGCACGTGATCACGCTGCATTCCAAGCCGCTCGAGCTGCGCAGGGAGAACGCGTCTGCGGAGCGGCGGCGCGCGTTCGCCGAGGCGATCGCGCGCGCGAGCGTGGCGCCGAACCAGATCGGGCTGTTCTCAGCGCACCAGATGGGGACGTGCCGGATGCATCGCGATCCGGCTCAGGGCGTCGTAGATGAGTTCGGGGCGGTGCACGGCGTGCGAGGGTTGCTAGTGGCGGACGCTTCGGTGTTTCCGCTTGCGTCAGGCGTCAATCCGATGCTGACGATCATGGCGCTGGCGCATCGCTCGACGTCGCATCACGTCGCCTGA
- a CDS encoding VOC family protein has product MTTASKIGIRGVDTTSYLVKDLDRATKFYTDLLGFAPTLSFQPVGVEWTFPTGETFGIIKPPNAPWEKLGGVHFGVEDINAAVAACKTNGIKFEDDAKVYETPGCFLAFALDSEGNEFILHQLKPR; this is encoded by the coding sequence ATGACAACTGCAAGCAAAATCGGAATCCGAGGCGTAGACACGACCTCGTACTTGGTCAAGGACCTCGACCGGGCGACGAAGTTCTACACCGACCTGCTGGGCTTTGCCCCGACGTTGAGTTTCCAGCCCGTTGGAGTGGAATGGACCTTTCCGACCGGCGAGACGTTCGGCATCATTAAGCCGCCGAACGCGCCGTGGGAGAAGTTAGGCGGAGTTCATTTCGGCGTCGAGGACATCAACGCGGCGGTCGCGGCATGCAAGACGAACGGGATCAAATTCGAGGACGATGCGAAAGTTTACGAGACCCCCGGCTGTTTTCTGGCTTTCGCTCTGGACAGCGAGGGCAACGAGTTCATTCTCCATCAACTAAAGCCGCGCTAA
- a CDS encoding VOC family protein yields the protein MQKITPFLWFDGKVQEAVKFYTSVFRNSKVISVSRESARFQLEGQEFMALNGGPQFTFTPAISFFVNVETQQEVDELWEKLSEGGEKGRCGWLKDKFGLSWQVIPTVLGDLLQDEDDAKSERVMQAMLQMDKLDIKKLQQAHEHA from the coding sequence GTGCAAAAAATCACCCCGTTCTTGTGGTTCGACGGCAAAGTCCAAGAGGCGGTGAAGTTCTATACCTCAGTTTTTAGAAACTCGAAGGTCATAAGCGTGAGTCGCGAGAGCGCGAGATTCCAGCTCGAAGGGCAAGAATTCATGGCACTGAACGGCGGTCCGCAATTCACCTTCACGCCGGCCATATCGTTTTTTGTGAACGTCGAAACGCAGCAAGAAGTAGACGAGCTGTGGGAAAAACTTTCCGAAGGCGGAGAAAAGGGAAGATGCGGCTGGCTCAAAGACAAGTTCGGGCTGTCGTGGCAAGTCATCCCTACCGTTTTAGGCGACCTGCTGCAAGACGAAGATGATGCGAAATCAGAGCGCGTCATGCAGGCGATGCTTCAAATGGATAAACTTGACATCAAGAAGCTGCAGCAGGCACACGAGCACGCTTAA
- a CDS encoding cupredoxin family copper-binding protein, protein MTASAYPNYSASPAPAASPIVVIIRDFAFKPSSLTVPVGTTVLWKNEDSAAHTATSLTGAWDSGNLDQGQSYTFKFTKAGTYDYVCNYHPNMRATITVKDSGQ, encoded by the coding sequence GTGACAGCAAGCGCTTACCCGAACTATTCGGCCTCGCCTGCCCCGGCCGCGTCGCCGATCGTCGTCATTATCCGGGACTTCGCATTCAAGCCGTCAAGCCTCACCGTGCCCGTCGGCACGACCGTCTTATGGAAGAACGAAGATAGCGCCGCGCATACTGCGACCTCGCTCACAGGTGCGTGGGATAGCGGGAACCTCGATCAAGGCCAGAGCTATACCTTCAAGTTCACGAAAGCCGGCACGTACGACTACGTGTGCAACTACCACCCCAACATGCGCGCCACGATCACCGTGAAGGATTCCGGCCAGTAA
- a CDS encoding peptide ABC transporter substrate-binding protein: protein MRKFSSFFQRTLLCLCAASVLAGAACGRSTQPGAARDVITFNVSEDPHSLNPILAQSDDERQIAHLAFDMLLDVDPSGRQIPALAREVPTTANGGVSADGRTITYHLRRGVYWQDGVAFTSRDVRFTWHAIVEPRNDVPSTHGYDLIAAVDTPDDYTAVVHLKRAWGPAVQTLFTYGVHPMPILPAHLLEGRGQLRDAPFNLHPVGTGAFILDSWDRGARLFYRANPHYYRGAPRARTLVVEEVPDINTDLTLLRSGELDWSLLSPAQRLSLGTPATLTVDFAPFAGFGALTFNCRRPPFDDVRMRRALTQAIDRRKLSSAITQGQYPVTDSDQPPFSWAYDPGARLPAYDPAAADAALDALGYARGPDGMRARGGRPLEIGIAVFPEGDTAVRTAEYVQAMLHARGIAVTIKKVTLAHFYLPKSVGGLLMSGKFDMAYFAWRAGEDPDDSDIVTCAGPQNYAGYCDPALDRLENLALTRTDRRERQALYSRVQRQLASEVPYVFLYAPRYGYARVKNLRGFAPTPFSPTWNAWQWYKK from the coding sequence ATGCGCAAATTCTCATCGTTCTTTCAGCGCACGCTCCTCTGCCTGTGCGCGGCAAGCGTTCTCGCAGGTGCGGCGTGCGGGCGGAGCACCCAGCCCGGCGCAGCGCGCGACGTCATCACGTTCAACGTCTCCGAAGACCCGCACTCGCTCAACCCTATCCTCGCGCAAAGCGACGACGAGCGCCAGATCGCGCATCTCGCGTTCGATATGCTGCTCGACGTCGATCCGAGCGGTCGGCAGATCCCGGCGCTCGCGCGCGAGGTGCCTACGACCGCGAATGGCGGCGTGAGCGCGGACGGCCGCACGATCACGTATCATCTCCGACGCGGCGTGTACTGGCAGGACGGCGTGGCGTTCACCTCGCGCGACGTGCGCTTCACCTGGCACGCGATCGTCGAGCCGCGCAACGACGTGCCGAGCACGCACGGATACGATCTCATCGCGGCCGTCGACACGCCGGACGACTACACCGCCGTGGTCCATCTCAAGAGAGCCTGGGGACCTGCCGTGCAGACGCTCTTCACCTACGGCGTGCACCCGATGCCCATTCTTCCCGCGCATCTGTTGGAGGGCCGCGGACAGTTGCGCGACGCGCCGTTCAACCTGCATCCGGTGGGCACCGGCGCGTTCATCCTCGACTCGTGGGATCGCGGCGCGCGGTTGTTTTACCGCGCCAATCCTCATTATTATCGCGGCGCGCCGCGCGCGCGCACGCTCGTGGTGGAAGAAGTGCCCGACATCAACACCGATCTGACCCTGCTGCGCAGCGGCGAACTGGACTGGTCGCTGCTCTCGCCCGCCCAGCGCCTGTCGCTCGGCACTCCGGCGACGCTGACCGTTGATTTCGCGCCCTTTGCCGGCTTCGGCGCGTTGACGTTCAACTGTCGCCGGCCGCCCTTCGACGACGTGCGCATGCGCCGCGCGTTGACGCAGGCGATCGATCGACGCAAGCTGAGCAGCGCGATCACGCAAGGCCAGTATCCGGTGACGGATAGCGATCAGCCGCCATTTTCGTGGGCGTATGACCCGGGCGCGCGTTTACCCGCGTACGATCCCGCAGCGGCCGATGCTGCGCTTGATGCGCTAGGATATGCGCGCGGCCCCGATGGCATGCGCGCGCGCGGCGGGCGGCCGCTCGAAATCGGCATTGCCGTGTTCCCCGAGGGCGACACCGCCGTTCGCACCGCCGAGTACGTGCAGGCCATGCTGCATGCGCGCGGCATCGCCGTGACTATCAAGAAGGTGACGCTCGCGCATTTCTATCTGCCCAAGTCGGTGGGCGGCTTGCTGATGAGCGGCAAGTTCGACATGGCGTACTTCGCCTGGCGCGCGGGCGAGGATCCCGACGATTCGGATATCGTCACGTGCGCGGGTCCGCAGAATTACGCCGGCTACTGCGATCCGGCGCTGGATCGCTTGGAGAATCTCGCGCTAACGCGCACGGACAGGCGCGAGCGGCAAGCGCTGTACTCGCGCGTCCAGCGGCAGCTCGCGAGCGAGGTCCCGTACGTCTTCTTGTACGCGCCGCGCTATGGCTACGCGCGCGTCAAAAATCTACGCGGCTTTGCACCCACGCCGTTCTCTCCGACCTGGAATGCGTGGCAATGGTATAAGAAGTAA